Genomic DNA from Catellatospora sp. TT07R-123:
GCCCGGCGAAGGCGGCTTTCAGGGGGTGGGCAGGAGAAATCGGGTAACGGCGGTCATTTCAGCGCCGATTTGGATCTGAATTTGAGGCGATAAAGGTTCGAAGGGGTCCGCGCTGATGGAGCGTCCGGCGGCGCGGCGGCTCCATGTGGCGACAGCGAGCCCGTCAGCGGTGATGGTGGGTCGGATGAGGCCGCCGCCTGGCCAGACGTGGCGCTGGTAGCTGGCGGGTACGGACAGTTCACGGCTGCGGTAGCCAGTGAGGTAGTTGTCGTATGCCGGGAGCATGCGCACATCGGGCTCGCTCAGCGGGTCCTGCGATTCATTCGTCCCTCCAGCGGGAGCAGCCAAGGCGCCGTAGTCGGTGATCAGGCCGGATTGCGCCAGCTTCCTCCAGGCGCGTCGGGCCAGGGTGATCGGCAGGCCCGACCAGCTGGCGAAGTCCTCCACCTCGGCGGGGGCGTAGGCGCTCAGATAGCGGCGGGCGAGTTCGGTGGCGGCGGCGTCTTCTTGCCAGAGGGCATCTTCGGCGGTGGCAGGCAGCCAGTCATCGAACAGCACGAACGTGGCTTCGCTGGCGCTCCGAGGGCCGTGGCAGGCGATGCCGGAGAGCGCGGCGTGGCGGATCAGGTGGAAGGGTGCCTGACCGGTCGGGTCAACGCCGAGGGTGGTGAGGCGCTCGGCTAGTTCGGGGCGGGTGAGTGGGCCGTGGGTAGCGAGGGCGCGGCTGATGAGGCGGTCGGAGCGGTCGCGGAGGTCGTCGTTCAAGCCGAGTTGGTGGTACCGGCGGCTGGTGCCGGCGAGGATGCGGGGGCCGAGGAGCCGCTGCACCCAGCGGGCATCCGGGCTGGGGATGGTGTGCAGGGTGCCGCGCATGAACCAGTTGCGGACGATGCTGCGGTCGTCCTCGTATGCGGCACGGATGTCTTCTGCGCTGATGCACCGGCCCCGGACCCGGATGCCCAGTTCTGCTGCGACGGCGTTCTGGGCCTGTACGGCGAAGACTCGCCGTACAACCGCCGCGGCCGAGTCGTGCCTGACCCCGCCGCCGATGGCCTGTGCGCGGGCCCGCATGCCGCGTACACGTTCCTGTCCCAGCGTCGGGGTCGTCACTCTGCCTCCTCAGGAAGAAACGGTTGCGTTGAGGGTGTCGGCGAGTTCGGCGGGGGCGGACAGCATCGGCCAGTGCCCCGTGTGCAGGTCGAAGCGCCGCCACGGCGGCTGGTTGAGGAACGCCAGTGTTGGCACTCCAGCATCCAGCAAAGCCCGGAAGTCGTTACAGACGATCACGACACGGTCCACGTGAGGACCGGGCTCGCCGGAACCGGTGAGCCGCTGCTCGTAGGTCCGGAAGGGCTGTGGCGTGGCATGGGCGCGCATAAGGTCGCGCTGGGGTACGCCGAGTCCTTCGAGGGTGCTGTCAGAGCCGAGGAACTCGAACGGCGGCATCGGAAGCCGCCAACCGCCTCCATACTCGGCAACCTGCTTGCGCAGCTGATCTGCGACCTCTTGCGGCATGAGGTCGAGCATGCACATGCCCTCGGCGAATGGAGCGCTGTCGAGATAGACCAGGCGCTGCAGTCGCGCGCCGAGTCTGCCTGCGGCACCGGTGACAGGGGCCGCCGCGTAGCTGTGTGCCACGAGGGTGACATCGTGCAGGTCCTGCTCCTCGATGAACGTTGCAATGTCGTCGATGTGAGTGTCTAGACCGGTTTCCGGCGTGCCGAGATCAGCCCGTTCCCCCAGGCCCGTAAGTGTCACCGACAGCGCCGTGTGACCGTGCGCCCGCAGCGCGCGGGCGGTGTCTTCCCAAGCCCAGGCTCCCAGCCAGGCGCCAGGTACCAGCACGAAAGTAGCCACGTCGTCTCCTTGCTTTCGGATGTTGAAGCGAGGGTAGGGTGGATACAGGACAGAATCCGCCCTCAATTATTGAGTGGTCCATGTCACACCCATTGACGCGAGTACTGGCACTGCTCGAACTCCTCCAGACACACTCCCGGCTCACCGGCACAGAGCTAGCCGACCGCCTAGGAACGGACGTTCGCACGGTGCGGCGATACATGTCGCATCTGCGCGATCTGGGAATTCCCGTGGAGTCGGAACGAGGCCGCTTCGGCGGCTACCAGCTGGCCCGCGGCTACCGGATGCCGCCATTGATGCTTACCAACGATGAAGCCCTCGCGGTCTTTCTGGGCCTGCTGGCCGGAGAGCGTCTGGGCATGACCACGACCTCCCCAGCCACCGCCGGCGCGCTTTCCAAGATCGAACGAGTGCTCCCGATATCCCTGCGGGAGCCGCTTGCGGCCATGCGCGAAACCCTGTCCTTCACTGCCAACACCGTGGTCGCGCAGGCACCCGAGGCAGGCGTCCTACTGGCCCTGGCACAAGCAGCGCGCTCCGGCCGCACCGTCGGGCTGCGCTACCAATCCTGGCGCGAAAAGCACACGGATCGCGACGTCGACCCATACGGCATGGTCTTCCACGCCGGGCGCTGGTACCTCATCGGCCACGACCACCTGCGGGACGGCCTACGCACATTCCGCATCGACCGGATCGAATCAATCACCGCCCGCGTCGAGACCTTCACCCTCCCGGACAACTTCGACCCCGTCTCCCACCTCACCACATCCCTGGCCCAGACGCCCTACCCCTGGCAAGTCGAAGTACTGATCAACGGACCCATCGATGAAATCGCCCGACGACTGCCCCGGACAGTCGCCATCCTCACCCCCCAACCCACCGGCGTACTGATGCACGCGCGGGTGCAACGGCTGGACGGCATGGCCCACCTACTCGCCTCCCTGGAATGGCCCTTCACCATCCACAGCCCAGACGAACTGCGCCAAGCCCTGAAAGATCTAGCTCAACAGCTCGCGACGGCCGCGACTCGGCGGCCTCAGGAGACGCCGCGGCAATCAGAGGATGGAGGCTGAACCGCCATGTCCAGGTCAACTAAGCGGACACGTCGATGATCTTTTTGTCGTCCGCTCTAGACCTAGACAACGCTCTAGAGCCCCGCCAGCGGACGTAGTCGCAGGCCAGTGGCTGTAGTTGGAAGAACCAGGCTGCCCGACCAACCGGTCCCTGCTACAGATCAGAACGTCCGGGGTACGTAGGCCGCGTCCATGCCGATCAGGCATACCGCGACCGTCAGCACGTACGCTCCGGCGATCTGCCAGCGGACCGACGGGGCGACCGACAGGTACTGCGCGGCCTGCCCCGATTTGCGCCCACGCCAGCGGCGCCACGTCTCGATGCCGCCGTAGACCAGGACGAAGAAGAACACCGGCGACGGATGCCAGATGAGCAGCCCGACCGCCGTGGCCATACCGCCCAGCCAGATCGCCGGATGCAGCGCGCCCGCGACCCGGCCGCCGTCCAGCGGCAACGCGGGCAGCAGGTTGAACAGGTTCATCAGGAATCCGGTGAAGGCCAGCGCCCGCAGCAGGTCCGAGTCGACCGACTCCCCGACCCCGAACACGGCGGCCGCGCCGAGCAGGCCCGCGATAGGTCCCGCCAACGCGGATACCGCCTCCTGCGCGACCGACCGCTGCTCGCCCTCGATCGTGATCCACGCGCCGAAGAACGGCAGGAACATCGGGGCGCTGGCCTTCACGCCCTGTAGCCGCAGCACGAAGACATGCCCGACCTCGTGCACGAAGATCAGCAGCACGAACCCGACCGCGAACCTCCAGCCCCAGAACAGCGCGTACGCGGCGACGGACACCAGCATGCTGAGCAGGGTCTTGAACTTCAGCAGCGTGAACAGTCCGACCTTGCCCAGCAGTGCGGCCTTGCCCAGCAGCTTCAGGGCTCCGCCCCCGACGGCGACAGAGCCGCCGCCGACCTTCACCGCCCGGTCCCGCCACGACTTGCGCTGGACCATGACGGAGTTCTGCGCCTGGAGCACGGAGTCGTCGGGCAGCGGCGGTGCGGCCTGCGCTTCGCCGGAAGGTGAGGGACGGTCGGCGGGGTGGGGGTCCATACCGGCCGACGGTAGCAGCCCGCGCCACAGCCGCGCCGACCCCGCGGCACCGACCGTACCTGCGGGCACGGTCGGTGCCGCGACCTGCCGCGGCCGGGCTGCTAACGTTCGGCGCCATGTGGGCTGAGGAGATCGTGGCCGGGCGACCGGCCCGGCGGCACGTTCCATCCGGCGTGGTCTTCCGGGAGGTGCCGGGCGGGATCTTCCGCATGGGTCTGTCGGACGCGGAACTGGCGGCGGTCCGGGCGATCGAGCGGGCCGGCGGGGCCGAAGACGGTCTTGAACCGTTCTTCGCCAACGCCAAGGAGTCCCAGCCGGTACGCGAGGTGCGCGTCGAACCGTTCCTGATCGCCCGGCATCCGCTGACGGTCACGCAGGTCCGGCACTGGCTGCCCGAGTACGCGGACGGCTACGCCGACGGGGACTCCACCACGGCCCGGGTCGACGACGACCTGGACGACCTGCTCGAAGCGCTGCCGTTCAGACTGCCGAGCGAGGCGGAGTGGGAGTACGCGGCGCGAGCGGGCACCACCACCCTGACCTTCCGCGGTGACGCGAAACCCGGCGCGGACCAGCTGCTCGACGACTTCGGCGACGAGCAGCGGACGGCCGCCGCCGAGAACGCGTTCGGGCTGGTGGCGATGGGCTCGGCGAACGAGATCTGCGCCGACGTGTGGATACCCGGGTTCGCGGGCGCCCCGGCCGATGCCCGCCCACGGACCGGAGCCGGGCCCAGGGCGGTACGCGGTGGCGCGTCCGACGTCTACCCGTGGCAGGGCTGCGACGAATGGCTGCTGCTGCTCGCCGCCACCCGGTATGAGCAGGCCGGGTTCACCGCGATCCGCCCGGTTGCACCACTGCCGCCCCGCGGGTAGCCAGGCACCGCGCCGCCCGCATTCCGCCGCTGTCCGGATCTCGTGCGGGGCAGGTTTCTCCGCCTGCCCCGCACGCGGCCCGTCAGGCCTGCTTGGTCTCCCAGAAGATCTTGGAGATCTCCTCGATCTTGCCCAGCAGCTGCTCGGCCACGGCCGGGTCGGCCTGGCCCTTCGCGCCACCCGCGCCGGCCAGCTTGGTGGCCTCGTTGAACAG
This window encodes:
- a CDS encoding winged helix DNA-binding domain-containing protein translates to MTTPTLGQERVRGMRARAQAIGGGVRHDSAAAVVRRVFAVQAQNAVAAELGIRVRGRCISAEDIRAAYEDDRSIVRNWFMRGTLHTIPSPDARWVQRLLGPRILAGTSRRYHQLGLNDDLRDRSDRLISRALATHGPLTRPELAERLTTLGVDPTGQAPFHLIRHAALSGIACHGPRSASEATFVLFDDWLPATAEDALWQEDAAATELARRYLSAYAPAEVEDFASWSGLPITLARRAWRKLAQSGLITDYGALAAPAGGTNESQDPLSEPDVRMLPAYDNYLTGYRSRELSVPASYQRHVWPGGGLIRPTITADGLAVATWSRRAAGRSISADPFEPLSPQIQIQIGAEMTAVTRFLLPTP
- a CDS encoding alpha/beta fold hydrolase, whose translation is MATFVLVPGAWLGAWAWEDTARALRAHGHTALSVTLTGLGERADLGTPETGLDTHIDDIATFIEEQDLHDVTLVAHSYAAAPVTGAAGRLGARLQRLVYLDSAPFAEGMCMLDLMPQEVADQLRKQVAEYGGGWRLPMPPFEFLGSDSTLEGLGVPQRDLMRAHATPQPFRTYEQRLTGSGEPGPHVDRVVIVCNDFRALLDAGVPTLAFLNQPPWRRFDLHTGHWPMLSAPAELADTLNATVSS
- a CDS encoding YafY family protein, whose amino-acid sequence is MSHPLTRVLALLELLQTHSRLTGTELADRLGTDVRTVRRYMSHLRDLGIPVESERGRFGGYQLARGYRMPPLMLTNDEALAVFLGLLAGERLGMTTTSPATAGALSKIERVLPISLREPLAAMRETLSFTANTVVAQAPEAGVLLALAQAARSGRTVGLRYQSWREKHTDRDVDPYGMVFHAGRWYLIGHDHLRDGLRTFRIDRIESITARVETFTLPDNFDPVSHLTTSLAQTPYPWQVEVLINGPIDEIARRLPRTVAILTPQPTGVLMHARVQRLDGMAHLLASLEWPFTIHSPDELRQALKDLAQQLATAATRRPQETPRQSEDGG
- a CDS encoding site-2 protease family protein yields the protein MDPHPADRPSPSGEAQAAPPLPDDSVLQAQNSVMVQRKSWRDRAVKVGGGSVAVGGGALKLLGKAALLGKVGLFTLLKFKTLLSMLVSVAAYALFWGWRFAVGFVLLIFVHEVGHVFVLRLQGVKASAPMFLPFFGAWITIEGEQRSVAQEAVSALAGPIAGLLGAAAVFGVGESVDSDLLRALAFTGFLMNLFNLLPALPLDGGRVAGALHPAIWLGGMATAVGLLIWHPSPVFFFVLVYGGIETWRRWRGRKSGQAAQYLSVAPSVRWQIAGAYVLTVAVCLIGMDAAYVPRTF
- a CDS encoding SUMF1/EgtB/PvdO family nonheme iron enzyme produces the protein MWAEEIVAGRPARRHVPSGVVFREVPGGIFRMGLSDAELAAVRAIERAGGAEDGLEPFFANAKESQPVREVRVEPFLIARHPLTVTQVRHWLPEYADGYADGDSTTARVDDDLDDLLEALPFRLPSEAEWEYAARAGTTTLTFRGDAKPGADQLLDDFGDEQRTAAAENAFGLVAMGSANEICADVWIPGFAGAPADARPRTGAGPRAVRGGASDVYPWQGCDEWLLLLAATRYEQAGFTAIRPVAPLPPRG